A single genomic interval of Arthrobacter sp. NicSoilB8 harbors:
- the ybaK gene encoding Cys-tRNA(Pro) deacylase, with product MARKLPSQGTPATAALAAAGVPFVAHPYAHDPAVASYGLEAAEMLGIDPARVFKTLMVDVDGRLAVGVVPVSGNLDLKAMAAALGGKKAAMADPAAAQRRTGYVLGGISPLGQRQSSPTVVDDSALALETILVSGGRRGLDIELDPAELIRLTAARTARIGTRQD from the coding sequence ATGGCCCGCAAACTCCCGTCGCAGGGAACTCCGGCCACCGCAGCACTCGCGGCCGCCGGGGTTCCCTTTGTCGCCCACCCTTACGCCCATGACCCCGCGGTGGCCAGTTATGGCCTCGAAGCGGCGGAAATGCTGGGCATCGACCCGGCCCGGGTCTTCAAGACCCTGATGGTCGACGTCGACGGGCGGCTCGCCGTCGGCGTCGTTCCCGTGAGCGGAAACCTGGACCTCAAAGCTATGGCGGCTGCCCTGGGCGGCAAGAAGGCCGCGATGGCCGACCCGGCCGCGGCGCAACGACGGACGGGCTACGTGCTCGGCGGCATCTCACCGCTCGGCCAGCGCCAGTCCTCCCCCACGGTGGTGGATGACAGCGCCCTGGCGCTGGAGACCATCCTCGTTTCGGGCGGACGGCGCGGGCTGGACATCGAGCTCGATCCGGCCGAGCTCATCCGGCTGACGGCCGCCCGCACCGCCAGGATCGGGACCCGGCAGGACTGA
- a CDS encoding SufE family protein: MNTSALPAALADIVDDFQALTEPERLQLLLEFSQGLPELPERLRDHPELLEQVVECQTPLFLTIETEPADGGAPERVRLYFKAPKEAPTTRGFAGVLHEGLDGLSAAEILAVPDDMPEQLGLTRAITPLRMRGMTAMLGRIKRKVAASAPRQQPAQS; encoded by the coding sequence ATGAATACTTCTGCCCTCCCCGCCGCACTGGCGGACATTGTTGACGATTTCCAGGCCCTGACCGAACCGGAACGGCTGCAGCTGCTCCTCGAGTTCTCGCAGGGCCTTCCGGAACTCCCGGAGCGGCTCCGGGACCACCCGGAACTGCTGGAGCAAGTAGTGGAGTGCCAGACGCCGCTCTTCCTCACCATCGAGACGGAACCGGCCGACGGCGGCGCACCGGAGCGTGTCCGGCTCTACTTCAAGGCACCCAAGGAAGCCCCGACCACCCGCGGCTTCGCCGGGGTGCTCCATGAAGGACTCGACGGCCTCAGCGCCGCGGAAATCCTGGCGGTCCCGGACGACATGCCCGAGCAGCTGGGCCTCACCCGGGCCATCACTCCGCTGCGCATGCGCGGCATGACGGCCATGCTGGGCCGGATCAAGCGGAAAGTCGCCGCGTCCGCGCCCCGGCAGCAGCCGGCACAGTCCTGA